The window CGCACTTTTAGGAGAGCGGTTGTGGATCAGTAACAGCAACAACGCTGGGCTGAGAATAGCAAGAGGCCATATAGAATATGGAGCGAATGAAAGGGTGGTTATAGCGCCAACAAAAACGGCCGCAAGCGGCCGTAATAGGCGATGAATAAAGGTCTTAGTCATCTAATTTATGTCATCTCTTTAGAGAGAAGTTGTTATTCTTCGATAGTCGGAAGAGGCTGTTCGTCAGGAATGGTTACCTGTAGCTGAATCACACGACGGTTATCTGCTGATGTTATTTTGAAATGGTAGTTTTCAATCTCTACAATTTCGCCACGAACCGGCAGGTGACCGAGTGCAGTCATAACCATGCCGCCTACCGTATCCACTTCATCATCACTAAACTCAGTTCCAAACGTATCGTTGAACTCTTCAATAGTGGTTAAAGCTTTAACAGAGAAAGTATGCTTACTCAGCTTACGAATATCTAGCTCTTCTTCATCGTCGAACTCGTCTTCAATTTCACCAACGATTTCTTCGAGGATATCTTCAATGGTTACCAGGCCAGAAACTCCGCCAAACTCATCGACAACGATAGACATGTGGTAGCGCTCTTCTTGGAACTCTTTGAGTAGGCGATCAACACGCTTACTTTCAGGAACAACCACGACAGGGCGAATCACTTGTTCGATATCAAATGGGGCACTTTCTGAACCCAAATACTTAAGTAGGTCCTTCGCTAATAGAATGCCTTCAACATGGTCTTTATCTTCACTGATCACTGGGTAGCGAGAGTGTTGAGCATCAGTAATAAGCGCAATCAATGTATCTAAATCATCGGTGCGTTCAACTGTAACCATTTGAGAGCGAGGCAGCATGATATCGCGTACTCGCATCTCTGAAATTTCCATTACACCCTCGAGCATGTCGCGCGTGTCGTGGTCAATTAGGTCATTAATTTCTGAGTCGCGGATTACATCCACGAGCTCTTGGCGATCTTTTACTTCACCTTGAAATAGTTGGCCTAGGCGTTCAAAGAAGGACTTTCTACTCGGACCTTCAGATTTTTTACTTCCCTCAGAAGTGGGGGGGTTACCTTCGTTCATGATTTCTCAAAAAATAACGCTATCAGAAGTGTGATAGCACACGTTACAACTCAGATTCCTGCAAAAATCACAGGTTCGATGAGTTATTGTTTCTCTGCAACCTACTTTACTAGAATCGATTTACTTTTCTAGAATATACGGGTCTTCAAACCCCATAGTTTGCATGATTTCTGTTTCGAGTGACTCCATCTCTTCAGCTTCATCATCTTCGATATGATCATAACCTAGCAGATGCAGACTGCCATGTACAACCATATGAGCCCAGTGTGCTAGCAGAGGCTTACTTTGCTCTTCTGCTTCTTTTTCGACAACTTGGCGGCAAATAATGAGGTCACCCAGTAGATCTAATTCCACTCCTGGTGGTGCTTCAAATGGGAAAGACAGCACGTTAGTTGGCTTATCTTTTCCACGATAGTCATGATTGAGTTGGTGGCTTTCTTGTGTATCAACAATACGAACCGTCAACTCGGCGTTCTCTTGAAACTGAGGGATTGTCTTGTCCAACCAAAGTTGAATATCTTGCTCAGATGGAAGACCTTGCTCATTTTCGACCGCTAATTGCAGGTCTAGTTCAATAGACATCTATTTATCACCTTGTTCTGCAATGACAGAGCTATTTTGTGTTGCTAATTGTGTCGTAACGGCTTGCTGAGCCTCAAGAAGTTTGGCTTCTCTTTCTTCTCGTTTACGCTTTTCAAACTCTTTGCGCTCTTTCTGGTCTTTCGCTTCCCATTTCTCGTATGCATTGACGATACGGGCAACCACAGGGTGACGAACGACGTCTTCAGACATGAAGAAGTTAAAGCTAATGTCGTCTACTTCATTGAGGACTTCAGTCGCATGGCGTAAGCCTGATTTTGCACCACGAGGTAAATCGATTTGTGTAATATCACCAGTGATCACAGCGCGTGAGTTAAAACCGATACGAGTTAAGAACATTTTCATCTGTTCTACCGTGGTGTTTTGGCTCTCATCAAGAATGATAAACGCATCATTCAATGTACGACCACGCATGTAAGCCAGTGGCGCAACTTCAATTACGTTACGTTCAATTAATTTCTCAACTCGCTCAAAGCCGAGCATCTCAAACAGTGCATCGTAAAGTGGACGCAAATATGGATCGACTTTCTGGCTTAGGTCTCCAGGAAGGAAACCAAGCTTCTCACCAGCTTCAACAGCAGGGCGAGTTAGTAGGATTCGGCGAACTTCTTGACGTTCAAGTGCATCAACCGCAGCCGCGACAGCTAAGTACGTTTTACCAGTACCAGCAGGTCCAATACCAAAAGTGATGTCATGAGTGACCATGTTCATTAGGTATTGTGCTTGGTTTGGCGTACGAGGTTTGATGACGCCTTTTTTAGTCTTAATGGTCACTTCTTTGCCGTAGTCGATTTCAGACTCGATGTGTTGCTCCAAAATACCAGACTCAGTGACCGCCAGATGCACTTGCTCTGGTTCGATATCGATTATGTTGCCTTTAACTGGAGCCGTTTCAACATAGAGGTGTTTGATGATGTCTAAAGCGGCGGCTGTAGTGTGAGGCTTACCGACAATCGTAAAAAAGTTGCTACGGTAATTAATCTCAACGCCTAGGCGACGCTCAAGATGCTTGATGTTGTCGTCAAATGGTCCGCATAAACTTGCCAAGCGCTTGTTGTCTGCTGGCTTTAGATTTATCTCTAAGGTAACGATTTTATTGCTCAAATTAGCCTCTCATTTTGTGCCACTCACTCTTAAATACAAAAAAGAGCAAAAAGCCCGATTTAGACCGGGCTTTTGATGGTGATATCCCTATTTCTAAGATGGTCACTTAGTTAGGTAATTTCAAGCTTTGTGTTTGTGCTTTGTGCTCAAACCGTTGTATTGCCTATGGCGTAAATGTCGCTACACCTAGCTCGTCTTCACGTTTTGTTTTTTCCATCATTTCTGCTGGAGTCATTACAACGCGTAGACCCATGTCTTTTTCTGTGCGAACTAGCTCACCACGTAGTGAGTTAGTGTAAACCTCAGTGATCTTCACATCTACAAACTGACCGATTAGGTCTGCAGAACCTTCGAAGTTCACAACACGGCTGTTTTCAGTACGGCCACGCAGTTCCATGAGATTCTTTCTTGATGGGCCTTCAACAAGAATACGCTGCTCTGTGCCTAGCATTAGACGAGAGAAACGCATAGCTTGTGTGTTTACTGTTTGTTGCAGTTCGTACAGACGATCTTTCTTCTCTTGTGCTGGTACATCACATGGGTAATCGGCCGCTGGCGTACCTGGACGTGGAGAGAAAACAAAGCTGAAGCTCATATCGAAATCAACTTCTTTAATTAGCTTCATTGTATCTTGGAAGTCTTGCTTAGACTCACCAGGGAAACCAACAATAAAGTCAGAGCTGATTTGAATGTCAGGACGAGCTTTACGCAGTTTACGGATAATAGATTTGTACTCGATAGCCGTATGTGGACGCTTCATCATCGTAAGAATACGGTCACTACCACTTTGTACTGGTAGGTGAAGGAAGCTCACTAGTTCAGGGGTATCTTTGTAAACTTCAATGATGTCGTCACCAAACTCAAGTGGGTGGCTTGTTGTGAAACGAATACGGTCGATACCGTCGATAGACGCAACTAGGCGAAGGAGCTCTGCAAATGTGCAGATGTCACCTTCGTGAGTAGGGCCTCGGAATGCGTTTACGTTTTGGCCTAGCAGGTTTACTTCACGTACGCCTTGATCTGCAAGTTGTGCAACTTCGAACAGCACATCATCCATTGGACGACTAACTTCTTCACCACGAGTATATGGAACAACGCAGTAAGTACAGTACTTAGAACAACCTTCCATGATAGAAACGTAGGCTGTTGCGCCGTCTGCTTTTGGCTCTGGCAGGTTATCGAACTTTTCGATCTCTGGGAAAGAAATGTCCATTACTGGCTTTTCGTTAGACAGTGATGACTTAATCATCTCTGGCAAACGGTGTAATGTTTGTGGGCCAAAGATAACGTCTACGTAAGGTGCACGTTGACGAATGTGATCACCTTCTTGAGTCGCTACACAGCCACCCACACCGATCACCACACCTTCTTTTTTATCTTTAAGCGTTTTCCAACGACCAAGCTGGTGGAATACTTTTTCTTGCGCTTTTTCGCGGATAGAACAAGTATTCAATAGTAGTACGTCTGCTTCCTCAGGTACTTCAGTTAGCTCATAGCCATTTGCAGCGTTAAGCAGGTCGGCCATTTTTGATGAATCGTATTCATTCATCTGACAGCCCCAAGTTTTAATTAGCAGTTTCTTACTCATTATATGTTCGCTCGATCGTTAGTTTAATTTAAGGGAGCAAATCGCCCATTATTCATCCGCTAGCTCCGTTCGTCATAATTCGGTATTCAATTTTATTACAGGCTCTAGCGGCAAGCGGCGTATTGTACTGGTTTCAAAACCGACTGACTAGTAGTCTGAACAAATCTCTTATGTAGTGGTTTTTATTATCGTTAACGCCATATGCCATAAGGGATAACCCTTTTTTTGAATAAGGTTTTTGGTTACAAGTTCGTTATGAAAAAGTACAATCAAAAACAGTCAAAGAATCAAATTGATAAGTACAAAATATGAACAGTTACGATATTGTAGTAGTCGGTGGCGGCATGGTTGGCGCAGCAACAGCGGTCGGTTTTGCAAAGCAAGGGCTAAGTGTTGCGGTGATCGAAGGTTTTGCCCCACAAGCTTTTGATGAGTCACAAGCGATGGATATTCGTGTGTCTGCGATTTCTCAAGCATCGGTCGATTTGCTTGAAGATTTAGGTGCATGGCAAAGTATCTCAGCGATGCGCGTCTGTTCTTATAAGCGTTTAGAAACGTGGGAGCACCCTGAGTGTCGCACTCGATTTGATGCCGCATCACTGGATCTGCCCCGTTTAGGCTATATCGTCGAGAACAGACTTATTCAGTTAGGCTTATGGTCTCAATTTGATGCCTATGACAATCTCGATTTGTTATGTCCAGAAAAGCTAGATGAGATTGAGTTTGGTGAAACCAATATCGTTAAGCTTCACTCGGGTACTCAGTTATCAGCCAAGTGGGTGATTGGTGCTGATGGTGCAAATTCAGCTGTTCGTCAGCAAGCTGGGATAGGTATTACGGCTTGGGATTACCGACAACACTGCATGCTTATCAATGTCGAAACAGAGCAATCTCAACAAGATATTACTTGGCAGCAGTTTCTACCAAGTGGCCCTCGTTCATTTTTGCCGTTATGCTCACTTGATTCTGAAGGTAAAGAGATTGGCCAAGGATCTTTGGTCTGGTATGACTCGCCATCTCGTATTAAGCAACTTTCTGCGATGAGCCCAGAAAAATTACGTAATGAAGTTATCACTAGCTTCCCTGAAGAACTGGGTGATGTGAAAGTGTTGAACTCGGGCTCATTCCCTCTGACACGACGTCATGCTCAATCATACTCGAAGAATAACTGTATTTTAGTCGGAGACTCTGCACATACGATTAACCCTCTAGCAGGGCAGGGTGTTAACTTGGGCTTTAAAGATGTATCAGCACTATTGGATATCACTAAAGAGAAAGGTGAATTGAATCAATCTGTGGCGAGACGCTATGAAGTGATCAGAAGAGGTGACAATCTAATGATGCAAAGTGGCATGGACTTTTTCTACAAAACGTTCAGTAATGATATTGGCCCATTAAAGTTTGTCCGCAATGCTGCACTAAAGTTAGCAGAGAACTCAGGGCCGATTAAAGCTCAAGTATTGAAATACGCCTTGGGCCTTTAATACGGTTAGCTCTGGTTATTTATATAGAGAAGGAGAGCCGGTGCTCTCCTTTTCTGTTGTAACGCTTATTGTTGCTGAGTGACACAAACTGGTGCATCAAGGTCTAACGAGTACCCGGTATAGGTTAGAGAACCATCTTCAATGTCACGCTTGAATGAGGTGATGTTATTTGAGTGTTGGTTTACAGCGATGAGCCATTGTCCATCGTCAGTTATATGAAAATCTCTTGGGAATTTTCCTTCAGTGTCGTAACTGTTAATGAAAGTCAGCTTTTGAGTCTCAGAGTCGACCTTGAAGCTACTGATTCTTGATTGATGTCGGCAAGACACATAAAGGAATTGCTCATCTGGCGATAGCTTAATTGCAGCCGCTGCTTCTCCTTTCTCCATATTTGCTAATGCATCAACCTCTTCCACAATATTCCACACCCCTAAAGACTTTTCCAAAATCAATATTGTTTCAGAGAGCTCACACACCACATAGGCTCTATCTTCAGCTTGGTTAAAGATTAAGTGACGAGGTCCATTCCCTGCACGCACTTTGATAGATTGCATTGGTTCATCAAGGAACTCTTCTTGTTCTTCGTCAAAGCAATAGAAGTTGATTCGATCGGCTCCGAGATCGACGGTGACAAACTGCGGAGAGTTCTTCAGGAAAAGGCTTTGATGAGCATGTGGGCCAGTTTGTCTTTCTGCATTAGGTCCAGAACCAACCATTTTGAGTGTTTTGAGCCGTTTATCGATATTGCCGTTGATACTTAAACTAAAGATATCGAATGTCCCTGATGAATATTGCGATGTGATAGCAAATTTATTGTGTGGATCTATCGCGACGTGACAGGGGTGATCTCCGGAGATGAGACTTGCGTTAGACGTTATCTTGGAATCAACATTGGGTATATGAATCAGCTGTGGTTGTTCTTGTTGGCTAACTTCAGATGCGGTATAGATCCCAGTCTTTGTCACAGTAACAAAAGAGGGGTTGGTGCACTTGGCAATCAACTCTAGAGGTAATAGTTTTCCTGTTTCTAGATCTAACTGAGTTTGATAAACACCATGGCTTTTACTTGGTGTATCTGTGTAGCAACCGATCGTTAAGGGGAGGGTTTTCATAGGCTAGTCATACTCAATTAGAAAGTGGAGCTGACATTGTCTTATAAAAACGTATTAAAAGTGAGGTTATAGAAGAGAATACTTGGTGACTTGGCTTACAGATTACAGATAAAACAAAACCCAGCTAAAAAGCTGGGTTCTATTCAATGATGGTGCGGTCGGAGAGACTTGAACTCTCACACCTCTCGGCGCCAGAACCTAAATCTGGTGCGTCTACCAATTCCGCCACGACCGCAGCAAATCTTTATAGTTATATCGATATTGGTGATTCAATATAACGTTGTTTGTTTTTCTTTCATAAAGAAAGAATGGTGGCTACTGCGGGATTCGAACCTGCGACCCCATCATTATGAGTGATGTGCTCTAACCAACTGAGCTAAGTAGCCAATAATGAATTTTATGTATTCACTATTTTATCTCTAATTAAAGAGAAATAATGGTGCGGTCGGAGAGACTTGAACTCTCACACCTCTCGGCGCCAGAACCTAAATCTGGTGCGTCTACCAATTCCGCCACGACCGCAGCAAATCTTTATAGTTATATCGACATTGGTGATTCGATATAACGTTGTGCTCTTGGTTTGCTATTTAGCTTAAAAATAAGCTAAGTAAAAACAAAGAGTTTCAATAGTGGCTGGGCTACCTGGATTCGAACCAGGGAATGCTGGCATCAAAAGCCAGTGCCTTACCGCTTGGCGATAGCCCAACAGGATATCAATTAAGATATCTAAATAATGGTGCGGTCGGAGAGACTTGAACTCTCACACCTCTCGGCGCCAGAACCTAAATCTGGTGCGTCTACCAATTCCGCCACGACCGCAGCAAAGCTTTATAGTTATATCGATATTGGTGGTTCGATGTAACGTTGTGCTCTTGGTTTGCTATCTAGCTTAAAAATAAGCTAAGTAAAAAACAAAGAGTTTTAATAGTGGCTGGGCTACCTGGATTCGAACCAGGGAATGCTGGCATCAAAAGCCAGTGCCTTACCGCTTGGCGATAGCCCAACAGGATATCAATTAAGATATTTAAATAATGGTGCGGTCGGAGAGACTTGAACTCTCACACCTCTCGGCGCCAGAACCTAAATCTGGTGCGTCTACCAATTCCGCCACGACCGCAGCAAATCTTTATAGTTATATCGACATTGGTGACTCAATATAACGTTGTTTGTTTTTCTTTCATAAAGAAAGAATGGTGGCTACTGCGGGATTCGAACCTGCGACCCCATCATTATGAGTGATGTGCTCTAACCAACTGAGCTAAGTAGCCAATAATGAATTTTATGTATTCACTATTTTATCTCTAATTAAAGAGAAATAATGGTGCGGTCGGAGAGACTTGAACTCTCACACCTCTCGGCGCCAGAACCTAAATCTGGTGCGTCTACCAATTCCGCCACGACCGCAGCAAATCTTTATAGTTATATCGACATTGGTGATTCGATATAACGTTGTGCTCTTGGTTTGCTATTTAGCTTAAAAATAAGCTAAGTAAAAACAAAGAGTTTCAATAGTGGCTGGGCTACCTGGATTCGAACCAGGGAATGCTGGCATCAAAAGCCAGTGCCTTACCGCTTGGCGATAGCCCAACAGGATATCAATTAAGATATCTAAATAATGGTGCGGTCGGAGAGACTTGAACTCTCACACCTCTCGGCGCCAGAACCTAAATCTGGTGCGTCTACCAATTCCGCCACGACCGCAGCAAAGCTTTATAGTTATATCGACATTGGTGGTTCGATGTAACGTTGTGCTCTTGGTTTGCTATCTAGCTTAAAAATAAGCTAAGTAAAAAAACAAAGAGTTTTAATAGTGGCTGGGCTACCTGGATTCGAACCAGGGAATGCTGGCATCAAAAGCCAGTGCCTTACCGCTTGGCGATAGCCCAACAGGATATCAATTAAGATATCTAAATAATGGTGCGGTCGGAGAGACTTGAACTCTCACACCTCTCGGCGCCAGAACCTAAATCTGGTGCGTCTACCAATTCCGCCACGACCGCAGCAAATCTTTATAGTTATATCGACATTGGTGATTCGATATAACGTTGTGCTCTTGGTTTGCTATTTAGCTTAAAAATAAGCTAAGTAAAAACAAAGAGTTTCAATAGTGGCTGGGCTACCTGGATTCGAACCAGGGAATGCTGGCATCAAAAGCCAGTGCCTTACCGCTTGGCGATAGCCCAACAGGATATCAATTAAGATATCTAAATAATGGTGCGGTCGGAGAGACTTGAACTCTCACACCTCTCGGCGCCAGAACCTAAATCTGGTGCGTCTACCAATTCCGCCACGACCGCAGCAAAGCTTTTCTCTCAACTAAGTAAAGAGCCTAGCGAAGAGTATAGTTATATCGACATTGGTGATTCAATATAACGTTGTTTGTTTTCTTCTTTCATAAAGAAAGAATGGTGGCTACTGCGGGATTCGAACCTGCGACCCCATCATTATGAGTGATGTGCTCTAACCAACTGAGCTAAGTAGCCATCTGAGAGCGGAGTAATATAATATAATCTCGCTTTCAATGCCATTATCTTTTTAAAGATAATTACACTTTAAATTGTGGCTGGGCTACCTGGATTCGAACCAGGGAATGCTGGCATCAAAAGCCAGTGCCTTACCGCTTGGCGATAGCCCAACAATGATATCAATTAAGATATCTCAATATGGTGCGGTCGGAGAGACTTGAACTCTCACACCTCTCGGCGCCAGAACCTAAATCTGGTGCGTCTACCAATTCCGCCACGACCGCTTTATTTCCTAAAAACTCTTTGTTGTCAAAAGACATACGTTTAATAACAAACAGAGTGCTTAGGAAATGGTGGCTACTGCGGGATTCGAACCTGCGACCCCATCATTATGAGTGATGTGCTCTAACCAACTGAGCTAAGTAGCCATTTCCAAATTGTTGCTCATTTCGAGACGTTGCCGCTTCGTTGTGAACGGGGCGCATTATGCGGAGTTGAGTGAAACCCGTCAACTTTTTTTTTGAATAAATCACGAATAAACATCTGTTCGGTTTCTTTTTAGTCAAAGAGGCGTATTTGTCAGCAAGAAATAGGTTCAAATGCCGATATATATAGGAAGTTAAGTTTTGGATAAGAAGCTCTTTAGAAAGAGCGAAAACGAAAAAGGCCAGTGAATTCACTGGCCTTTTATTAGATGTTTATCGGTAATTAAACGTTGAAACGGAAGTGAACAACATCGCCATCTTTAACGATGTATTCTTTGCCTTCAAGACGCCATTTGCCTGCATCTTTTGCTCCGCTTTCACCGCCAAATTCGATGAAATGTTCGTAACCAACTACTTCTGCACGGATGAATCCTTTTTCGAAGTCGGTGTGGATCTTGCCTGCAGCTTGTGGTGCAGTCGCACCTACAGGGATCGTCCAAGCGCGAACTTCTTTAACACCCGCAGTGAAGTAAGTCTGAAGAGTCAGTAGTTCGTAACCAGAGCGGATCACTCGGTTAAGGCCTGGTTCTTCGATACCCATGTCTGCAAGGAACTCCTCACGATCTTCATCGTCAAGTTCAGAAAGCTCAGATTCGATTGCAGCACAAACAGCAACAACAACGTTGTTCTCTTTTTCTGCGTACTCACGAACTGCGTCTAGGTAAGGGTTGTTTTCAAAACCATCTTCAGCAACGTTTGCGATGTACATTGTTGGCTTAAGCGTTAGGAAGTTAAGGTAGTCGATCGCCGCTACTTCTTCTTTAGCAAGTTCAACAGTACGAGCCATACCACCTTCAGTCAGGATAGGTAGTAGCTTTTCAAGAACCGTAGTTTCGAATTTAGCGTCTTTATCGCCGCCTTTTGCTTTTTTAGCATTGCGGAATATTGCACGTTCACAGCTATCTAGATCGGCAAGAGCTAGCTCAAGGTTGATCACTTCGATATCTTCGATAGGTGATACTTTACCTGAGACGTGAACGATGTTTTCGTTTTCAAAGCAGCGTACAACGTGACCGATAGCATCAGTTTCGCGGATGTTAGCTAGGAACTTGTTACCTAGACCTTCGCCTTTAGATGCGCCAGCAACTAGGCCTGCGATATCTACGAATTCCATTGTCGTTGGAAGGATCTTCTGTGGATTAACAATTTTTGCTAATGCATCTAAGCGTAGATCTGGAACCGGAACGATACCTGTGTTTGGTTCGATCGTACAAAATGGAAAGTTTGCTGCTTCGATGCCTGCTTTAGTCAGTGCGTTAAACAGAGTTGACTTACCAACGTTTGGTAGACCAACGATGCCACATTTAAAACCCATGATATAAACCTT is drawn from Vibrio sp. SNU_ST1 and contains these coding sequences:
- the ybeY gene encoding rRNA maturation RNase YbeY translates to MSIELDLQLAVENEQGLPSEQDIQLWLDKTIPQFQENAELTVRIVDTQESHQLNHDYRGKDKPTNVLSFPFEAPPGVELDLLGDLIICRQVVEKEAEEQSKPLLAHWAHMVVHGSLHLLGYDHIEDDEAEEMESLETEIMQTMGFEDPYILEK
- the miaB gene encoding tRNA (N6-isopentenyl adenosine(37)-C2)-methylthiotransferase MiaB, with product MSKKLLIKTWGCQMNEYDSSKMADLLNAANGYELTEVPEEADVLLLNTCSIREKAQEKVFHQLGRWKTLKDKKEGVVIGVGGCVATQEGDHIRQRAPYVDVIFGPQTLHRLPEMIKSSLSNEKPVMDISFPEIEKFDNLPEPKADGATAYVSIMEGCSKYCTYCVVPYTRGEEVSRPMDDVLFEVAQLADQGVREVNLLGQNVNAFRGPTHEGDICTFAELLRLVASIDGIDRIRFTTSHPLEFGDDIIEVYKDTPELVSFLHLPVQSGSDRILTMMKRPHTAIEYKSIIRKLRKARPDIQISSDFIVGFPGESKQDFQDTMKLIKEVDFDMSFSFVFSPRPGTPAADYPCDVPAQEKKDRLYELQQTVNTQAMRFSRLMLGTEQRILVEGPSRKNLMELRGRTENSRVVNFEGSADLIGQFVDVKITEVYTNSLRGELVRTEKDMGLRVVMTPAEMMEKTKREDELGVATFTP
- a CDS encoding 2-octaprenyl-3-methyl-6-methoxy-1,4-benzoquinol hydroxylase — its product is MNSYDIVVVGGGMVGAATAVGFAKQGLSVAVIEGFAPQAFDESQAMDIRVSAISQASVDLLEDLGAWQSISAMRVCSYKRLETWEHPECRTRFDAASLDLPRLGYIVENRLIQLGLWSQFDAYDNLDLLCPEKLDEIEFGETNIVKLHSGTQLSAKWVIGADGANSAVRQQAGIGITAWDYRQHCMLINVETEQSQQDITWQQFLPSGPRSFLPLCSLDSEGKEIGQGSLVWYDSPSRIKQLSAMSPEKLRNEVITSFPEELGDVKVLNSGSFPLTRRHAQSYSKNNCILVGDSAHTINPLAGQGVNLGFKDVSALLDITKEKGELNQSVARRYEVIRRGDNLMMQSGMDFFYKTFSNDIGPLKFVRNAALKLAENSGPIKAQVLKYALGL
- a CDS encoding lactonase family protein; translation: MKTLPLTIGCYTDTPSKSHGVYQTQLDLETGKLLPLELIAKCTNPSFVTVTKTGIYTASEVSQQEQPQLIHIPNVDSKITSNASLISGDHPCHVAIDPHNKFAITSQYSSGTFDIFSLSINGNIDKRLKTLKMVGSGPNAERQTGPHAHQSLFLKNSPQFVTVDLGADRINFYCFDEEQEEFLDEPMQSIKVRAGNGPRHLIFNQAEDRAYVVCELSETILILEKSLGVWNIVEEVDALANMEKGEAAAAIKLSPDEQFLYVSCRHQSRISSFKVDSETQKLTFINSYDTEGKFPRDFHITDDGQWLIAVNQHSNNITSFKRDIEDGSLTYTGYSLDLDAPVCVTQQQ
- the corC gene encoding CNNM family magnesium/cobalt transport protein CorC (CorC(YbeX) belongs to the Cyclin M Mg2+ Exporter (CNNM) family, and was characterized as belonging to a set of three proteins, at least one of which must be present for CorA to function.) is translated as MNEGNPPTSEGSKKSEGPSRKSFFERLGQLFQGEVKDRQELVDVIRDSEINDLIDHDTRDMLEGVMEISEMRVRDIMLPRSQMVTVERTDDLDTLIALITDAQHSRYPVISEDKDHVEGILLAKDLLKYLGSESAPFDIEQVIRPVVVVPESKRVDRLLKEFQEERYHMSIVVDEFGGVSGLVTIEDILEEIVGEIEDEFDDEEELDIRKLSKHTFSVKALTTIEEFNDTFGTEFSDDEVDTVGGMVMTALGHLPVRGEIVEIENYHFKITSADNRRVIQLQVTIPDEQPLPTIEE
- the ychF gene encoding redox-regulated ATPase YchF, with translation MGFKCGIVGLPNVGKSTLFNALTKAGIEAANFPFCTIEPNTGIVPVPDLRLDALAKIVNPQKILPTTMEFVDIAGLVAGASKGEGLGNKFLANIRETDAIGHVVRCFENENIVHVSGKVSPIEDIEVINLELALADLDSCERAIFRNAKKAKGGDKDAKFETTVLEKLLPILTEGGMARTVELAKEEVAAIDYLNFLTLKPTMYIANVAEDGFENNPYLDAVREYAEKENNVVVAVCAAIESELSELDDEDREEFLADMGIEEPGLNRVIRSGYELLTLQTYFTAGVKEVRAWTIPVGATAPQAAGKIHTDFEKGFIRAEVVGYEHFIEFGGESGAKDAGKWRLEGKEYIVKDGDVVHFRFNV
- a CDS encoding PhoH family protein, which codes for MSNKIVTLEINLKPADNKRLASLCGPFDDNIKHLERRLGVEINYRSNFFTIVGKPHTTAAALDIIKHLYVETAPVKGNIIDIEPEQVHLAVTESGILEQHIESEIDYGKEVTIKTKKGVIKPRTPNQAQYLMNMVTHDITFGIGPAGTGKTYLAVAAAVDALERQEVRRILLTRPAVEAGEKLGFLPGDLSQKVDPYLRPLYDALFEMLGFERVEKLIERNVIEVAPLAYMRGRTLNDAFIILDESQNTTVEQMKMFLTRIGFNSRAVITGDITQIDLPRGAKSGLRHATEVLNEVDDISFNFFMSEDVVRHPVVARIVNAYEKWEAKDQKERKEFEKRKREEREAKLLEAQQAVTTQLATQNSSVIAEQGDK